One Streptomyces sp. B21-105 genomic region harbors:
- a CDS encoding DUF5682 family protein: MKGDHSTADVDGGGGRGTGQPLLLGVRHHGPGSARAVRAALEAARPLTVLIEGPSDADALIPLAADADMRPPVALLAHAVDEPGRSSFWPMAEFSPEWVALRWALDHGVPARFIDLPAAHSLAWENTAETEEGEREQARQGDEEKGDEGAGGTGREGGEGEEGGQGRQGRQGREGREGSGAELRGDPLAVLAEVAGYDDAERWWEDVVEHRTSGTRDPFAPFAAIEEAMGALREAEDTGPGRSGTDRDLVREACMRGHIRAAQREFGPEGVAVVCGAWHVPALRRKAAVAADRALLKGLPKVRADLTWVPWTHRRLARAGGYGAGIDAPGWYAHLFGAPDRPVERWLTKAAVLLREEDHVVSPAHVIEAVRLAEALAALRGRPLPGLGETTDAVRAVLGEGSDVPLALVRDRLVIGDVLGEVPADAPAVPLQRDLDRLLRRLRLRPEAAEREVALDLRKENDAERSRLLHRLRLLHVEWGEPVASRGSTGTFRETWRLRWEPELSVRAAEAGVWGTTVSAAANAKAAADAVAARGLAEVTALAERCLLAGLSDALPTVMRVLGDRAALDSDVGHLAEALPALVRALRYGDVRGTDTGALTEVAAGLAERIFVGLPPACVSLDRDAADEMRRHVDAVHAAVAMLDDVRAADDEAASGADDPRADDPGENDRGEDAPGSAPGAGRRVRWRAVLGVLSGRDSVSGVIRGRAARLLLDEGELDPEAAARLMGLALSPGTPPGDAAAWIEGFVGGGSGGGLLLVHDERLLALVDGWLTTVPAEAFTDVLPLLRRTFSAYEPGVRRTLGELVRRGPGERASGPGAEAATPGFATALDAGRADAVLPVVRLLLGQDPDGTVETSGEADGTEETEETGGAGVAGAARGPGDPEYSGVGA; the protein is encoded by the coding sequence GTGAAGGGTGACCACAGCACGGCCGACGTCGACGGGGGCGGCGGTCGGGGCACGGGACAGCCGCTGCTGCTCGGCGTGCGGCACCACGGGCCGGGGTCGGCGCGGGCGGTACGGGCGGCTCTGGAGGCCGCCCGGCCTTTGACCGTCCTGATCGAGGGACCGTCCGACGCCGACGCATTGATCCCGCTCGCCGCCGACGCGGACATGCGGCCGCCGGTCGCCCTGCTCGCGCACGCCGTCGACGAACCCGGCCGGTCGTCCTTCTGGCCGATGGCCGAGTTCTCGCCCGAGTGGGTCGCCCTCCGCTGGGCGCTGGACCACGGGGTTCCCGCCCGCTTCATCGACCTCCCGGCCGCCCACTCGCTGGCCTGGGAGAACACGGCGGAGACGGAGGAAGGGGAAAGAGAACAGGCAAGGCAAGGGGACGAGGAGAAAGGGGACGAAGGGGCCGGGGGAACGGGCCGCGAGGGGGGAGAGGGCGAAGAGGGGGGACAGGGACGACAGGGGAGACAGGGACGAGAAGGGAGAGAGGGCAGCGGAGCGGAACTGCGGGGTGATCCCCTCGCCGTGCTGGCCGAGGTCGCGGGGTACGACGACGCCGAGCGCTGGTGGGAGGACGTCGTCGAGCACCGCACCTCGGGGACACGGGACCCGTTCGCGCCGTTCGCCGCGATCGAGGAGGCCATGGGGGCGCTGCGGGAGGCCGAAGACACCGGTCCGGGCCGGAGCGGAACCGACCGGGACCTCGTGCGCGAGGCCTGTATGCGCGGCCACATACGGGCGGCGCAGCGGGAGTTCGGGCCGGAGGGGGTGGCCGTGGTGTGCGGGGCGTGGCATGTGCCCGCGCTGCGCCGTAAGGCCGCCGTCGCCGCCGACCGGGCGCTGCTCAAGGGACTGCCCAAGGTCAGGGCCGACCTGACCTGGGTGCCGTGGACGCACCGCAGACTGGCGCGGGCCGGCGGGTACGGCGCGGGCATCGACGCGCCGGGCTGGTACGCCCACCTGTTCGGCGCGCCGGACCGGCCCGTCGAACGCTGGCTGACGAAGGCGGCGGTCCTGCTGCGGGAGGAGGACCACGTCGTGTCTCCGGCGCATGTCATCGAGGCGGTCCGGCTGGCCGAGGCGCTCGCCGCGTTGCGCGGCAGGCCGCTGCCGGGCCTGGGCGAGACGACCGACGCCGTGCGGGCCGTGCTCGGCGAGGGCTCGGACGTCCCGCTGGCGCTGGTGCGTGACCGGCTGGTGATCGGGGACGTGCTCGGCGAGGTGCCGGCCGACGCGCCCGCGGTGCCGCTGCAGCGCGACCTCGACCGGCTGCTGCGCCGGCTGCGGCTCCGACCGGAGGCGGCGGAGCGGGAGGTGGCGCTCGACCTGCGCAAGGAGAACGACGCCGAGCGCAGCAGACTGCTGCACCGGCTGCGTCTGCTGCACGTCGAATGGGGCGAGCCGGTCGCCTCGCGCGGCAGCACGGGGACGTTCCGGGAGACCTGGCGGCTGCGGTGGGAGCCGGAGCTGTCCGTGCGGGCCGCCGAGGCCGGCGTGTGGGGGACGACCGTGTCGGCCGCCGCCAACGCGAAGGCGGCGGCGGACGCCGTCGCCGCGCGCGGCCTCGCCGAAGTGACGGCGCTGGCCGAGCGCTGCCTGCTGGCCGGTCTGTCGGACGCCTTGCCGACCGTCATGCGGGTGCTCGGGGACCGGGCGGCCCTTGACTCGGACGTCGGGCATCTCGCGGAGGCGCTGCCCGCCCTGGTCCGCGCCCTGCGCTACGGGGACGTGCGCGGCACCGACACCGGCGCGCTCACGGAGGTGGCGGCGGGCCTCGCCGAGCGGATCTTCGTGGGTCTGCCGCCGGCCTGTGTGTCGCTGGACCGGGACGCGGCGGACGAGATGCGACGCCATGTCGACGCGGTGCACGCCGCGGTGGCGATGCTCGACGACGTCCGCGCGGCGGACGACGAGGCCGCCTCCGGCGCGGACGACCCGCGCGCGGACGACCCGGGCGAGAACGACCGGGGCGAGGACGCCCCCGGCAGTGCCCCCGGCGCCGGGCGGCGTGTCCGCTGGCGGGCGGTGCTGGGGGTGCTGTCCGGGCGGGACAGCGTGTCCGGAGTCATCCGGGGGCGTGCCGCACGACTGCTGCTGGACGAGGGGGAGCTGGACCCGGAGGCGGCGGCGCGGCTCATGGGCCTCGCCCTCTCGCCGGGGACGCCGCCGGGCGACGCGGCCGCCTGGATCGAGGGCTTCGTCGGCGGCGGCTCGGGGGGCGGGCTGCTCCTCGTCCACGACGAACGGCTGCTCGCCCTGGTCGACGGGTGGCTGACGACGGTGCCGGCGGAGGCGTTCACGGACGTGCTGCCGCTGCTGCGGCGGACGTTCTCGGCGTACGAGCCGGGGGTGCGCAGAACGCTCGGCGAACTGGTGCGGCGTGGGCCGGGGGAGCGGGCGAGCGGGCCGGGCGCGGAGGCCGCGACGCCCGGGTTCGCGACCGCTCTCGACGCGGGGCGTGCGGACGCCGTCCTGCCCGTGGTGCGTCTGCTGCTGGGGCAGGACCCCGACGGGACGGTGGAGACGAGCGGGGAGGCGGACGGGACGGAGGAGACGGAGGAGACGGGCGGGGCCGGTGTGGCCGGCGCGGCAAGGGGGCCGGGGGACCCCGAGTACTCGGGGGTGGGCGCATGA
- a CDS encoding cobalamin B12-binding domain-containing protein produces the protein MGVAAGPIRVVVAKPGLDGHDRGAKVIARALRDAGMEVIYTGLHQTPEQIVDTAIQEDADAIGLSILSGAHNTLFAAVIELLKERDAADILVFGGGIIPEADIAPLKEKGVAGIFTPGATTASIVEWVRANVRQSAQA, from the coding sequence ATGGGTGTGGCAGCCGGTCCGATCCGCGTGGTGGTCGCCAAGCCGGGGCTCGACGGCCACGATCGCGGGGCCAAGGTGATCGCGCGGGCGCTGCGCGACGCCGGCATGGAGGTCATCTACACGGGGCTCCACCAGACGCCCGAGCAGATCGTCGACACCGCGATCCAGGAGGACGCCGACGCGATCGGGCTGTCCATCCTGTCCGGGGCGCACAACACGCTCTTCGCCGCGGTGATCGAGCTGCTGAAGGAGCGGGACGCGGCGGACATCCTGGTCTTCGGCGGCGGGATCATCCCCGAGGCGGACATCGCGCCGTTGAAGGAGAAGGGCGTCGCCGGGATCTTCACCCCGGGGGCGACCACCGCGTCGATCGTGGAGTGGGTCCGGGCCAACGTCCGACAGTCCGCACAGGCGTGA
- a CDS encoding esterase/lipase family protein encodes MKVTRALQPLLPLCQRLFPDLPGLPGFPGIPGLPDLPSLPGRLAGLSLALLKATALDLAILAGHLLLYPSGIAQERRDPVRPALPAGAAAEDPARLPTQAPPPVVLLHGFIDNRSVFVLLRRSLAQHGRHRVESLNYSPLTCDIRTAAELLGRHIEEICERTGSVQVDVVGHSLGGLIARYYVQRLGGDVRVRILVTLGTPHSGTRVAPLANAHPIVRQMRPGSAVIEELSRPAPGCRTRFVSFWSDLDHLMDPLESACVDHPDLSAQNVRVTGIGHLALPVHPAVATGIRQALDTATPQEPAAARSGTRQTGLTVA; translated from the coding sequence ATGAAGGTCACCCGGGCACTGCAGCCCCTTCTGCCGCTGTGCCAGCGTCTGTTCCCGGACCTGCCGGGCCTGCCCGGCTTCCCGGGCATCCCGGGGCTGCCGGACCTCCCGAGCCTGCCGGGCCGACTGGCCGGCCTGTCCCTGGCCCTCCTCAAGGCGACCGCTCTGGACCTCGCGATACTCGCGGGGCATCTGCTCCTGTACCCCTCCGGCATCGCGCAGGAGCGCCGCGACCCGGTCCGTCCCGCCCTGCCCGCGGGGGCCGCCGCCGAGGATCCGGCCCGGCTGCCCACCCAGGCGCCGCCGCCGGTGGTGCTGCTGCACGGGTTCATCGACAACCGCTCCGTGTTCGTGCTGCTGCGCCGCAGCCTCGCGCAGCACGGCCGGCATCGCGTGGAGTCGCTCAACTACTCGCCGCTGACCTGTGACATACGGACGGCGGCCGAGTTGCTCGGCCGGCACATAGAGGAGATCTGCGAGCGCACCGGCAGTGTGCAGGTCGACGTGGTCGGGCACAGCCTGGGCGGCCTGATCGCGCGCTACTACGTACAACGGCTGGGCGGTGACGTCCGCGTCCGCATCCTGGTCACGCTGGGCACCCCGCACTCCGGCACCCGGGTGGCGCCGCTGGCGAACGCGCACCCGATCGTGCGCCAGATGCGTCCGGGTTCGGCGGTGATCGAGGAGCTCTCCCGGCCCGCGCCGGGGTGCCGCACCAGGTTCGTCAGCTTCTGGAGCGATCTGGACCACCTCATGGACCCGCTGGAGTCCGCCTGCGTGGACCACCCCGACCTGTCCGCACAGAACGTCCGGGTGACCGGGATCGGCCATCTCGCGCTGCCCGTGCACCCCGCCGTCGCGACCGGAATACGGCAGGCCCTCGACACCGCGACACCGCAGGAGCCCGCCGCCGCTCGCTCCGGCACCCGGCAGACCGGCCTCACGGTGGCCTGA
- the sucC gene encoding ADP-forming succinate--CoA ligase subunit beta: MDLFEYQARDLFAKHDVPVLAGEVIDTPEAARAATERLGGKSVVKAQVKVGGRGKAGGVKLAATADEAVEHATNILGMDIKGHTVHKVMIAETAPEIVEEYYVSFLLDRANRTFLSIASVEGGMEIEEVAETRPEAVAKTPIDANVGVTPEVARQIVEAANFPAEVADKVENVLVTLWKTFVEEDALLVEVNPLAKVASGDVIALDGKVSLDENAEFRQPDHEALQDKDSANPLEAAAKEKNLNYVKLDGEVGIIGNGAGLVMSTLDVVAYAGEAHGGVKPANFLDIGGGASAAVMANGLEIILGDPDVKSVFVNVFGGITACDEVANGIVQALQLLKDKGEEVTKPLVVRLDGNNAELGRKILSDANHPLVQRVDTMDGAADKAAELAAAK, translated from the coding sequence GTGGACCTGTTCGAGTACCAGGCGAGGGACCTCTTCGCCAAGCACGATGTACCGGTGCTGGCCGGTGAAGTCATCGACACGCCTGAGGCGGCCCGCGCAGCCACCGAGCGTCTTGGTGGCAAGTCCGTAGTCAAGGCCCAGGTGAAGGTCGGCGGCCGTGGCAAGGCGGGCGGCGTCAAGCTCGCCGCCACCGCCGACGAGGCCGTGGAGCACGCGACCAACATCCTCGGCATGGACATCAAGGGCCACACGGTCCACAAGGTGATGATCGCCGAGACGGCTCCGGAGATCGTGGAGGAGTACTACGTCTCCTTCCTCCTGGACCGTGCGAACCGCACCTTCCTCTCCATCGCGTCCGTCGAGGGCGGCATGGAGATCGAGGAGGTGGCGGAGACCCGCCCCGAGGCCGTCGCCAAGACGCCGATCGACGCCAACGTGGGTGTGACCCCCGAGGTCGCGCGCCAGATCGTCGAGGCCGCGAACTTCCCGGCCGAGGTCGCCGACAAGGTCGAGAACGTCCTGGTCACCCTGTGGAAGACCTTCGTCGAGGAGGACGCCCTTCTCGTCGAGGTGAACCCGCTGGCCAAGGTCGCCTCCGGTGACGTCATCGCCCTCGACGGCAAGGTCTCGCTGGACGAGAACGCCGAGTTCCGCCAGCCGGACCACGAGGCCCTCCAGGACAAGGACTCGGCGAACCCGCTCGAGGCCGCGGCCAAGGAGAAGAACCTCAACTACGTCAAGCTCGACGGCGAGGTCGGCATCATCGGCAACGGCGCGGGTCTCGTCATGAGCACCCTGGACGTCGTCGCGTATGCCGGTGAGGCGCACGGTGGGGTCAAGCCCGCCAACTTCCTCGACATCGGCGGCGGCGCCTCCGCGGCCGTCATGGCGAACGGCCTGGAGATCATCCTCGGCGACCCGGACGTCAAGTCCGTGTTCGTCAACGTCTTCGGTGGCATCACCGCCTGCGACGAGGTCGCCAACGGCATCGTCCAGGCGCTGCAGCTGCTCAAGGACAAGGGCGAGGAAGTCACCAAGCCGCTCGTCGTCCGCCTCGACGGCAACAACGCCGAGCTGGGTCGCAAGATCCTCTCCGACGCCAACCACCCGCTGGTCCAGCGCGTGGACACCATGGACGGCGCGGCCGACAAGGCCGCCGAGCTCGCGGCTGCGAAGTAA
- a CDS encoding SWIM zinc finger family protein: MTEQGVRWTADQVLALAPDSASRKAGSKLAAPGPWSGTGSSREGIVWGLCRGGGGTSYRTAVDVASAVGGPGPAYTCSCPSRKFPCKHALGLLLLWSGGEEAVPAGREPEWAEQWVAGRRRTQEKRAAGAEGSASGPVDAEGVRRRAERRAARITGGVTELEERLTDLLRSGLAGAEQAGYGLWEETAARMVDAQAPGLAARVRELGAIPASGPGWPVRLLEECALLHLLDRGWLHRERLPADLAATVRSRVGLPSSAAGPPVRDQWLVLAQYDTPDPKLTTRRIWLYGATTGRTALLLSYGAAGRSPDVTLPVGLAMDAELSAYPGAGQPRAALGEQFAPPAPTGARPPGVSTHEAAARYGEALRRDPWQESVPVTLADVVPTPDGDSWQLADAQGDTALPLTSAALARPGLWRLAALSGGAPVRVFGECGHRGFTPLTAWPTGPGEAVRLC; the protein is encoded by the coding sequence ATGACTGAGCAGGGGGTGCGCTGGACCGCGGACCAGGTGCTGGCACTGGCGCCTGACTCCGCGTCACGCAAAGCGGGAAGCAAACTCGCCGCGCCCGGCCCGTGGTCGGGGACCGGCAGCTCGCGGGAGGGGATCGTGTGGGGCCTGTGCCGGGGCGGCGGCGGCACGTCGTACCGGACGGCCGTAGACGTCGCGAGCGCGGTCGGCGGCCCCGGTCCGGCGTACACGTGCAGTTGTCCGAGCCGTAAGTTCCCCTGCAAGCACGCGCTCGGGCTGCTGCTGCTCTGGTCGGGCGGAGAGGAAGCGGTGCCGGCGGGGCGCGAGCCGGAGTGGGCCGAGCAGTGGGTCGCCGGGCGCCGGCGCACGCAGGAGAAACGGGCGGCGGGGGCGGAGGGTTCCGCGTCCGGCCCCGTCGACGCGGAGGGGGTTCGGCGGCGGGCGGAGCGCCGCGCCGCGCGGATCACCGGCGGGGTGACGGAGTTGGAGGAACGGCTCACCGATCTCCTGCGCTCCGGCCTGGCCGGCGCCGAACAGGCCGGCTACGGCCTGTGGGAGGAGACGGCGGCCCGCATGGTCGACGCACAGGCACCCGGACTCGCGGCGCGGGTACGGGAGTTGGGTGCCATTCCCGCCTCCGGCCCGGGCTGGCCGGTGCGGCTGCTGGAGGAGTGCGCGCTGCTGCACCTCCTCGACCGGGGCTGGCTGCACCGCGAGCGGCTGCCGGCGGACCTCGCGGCGACCGTCCGCAGCCGCGTGGGCCTGCCCTCGTCAGCGGCCGGCCCGCCGGTCCGCGACCAGTGGCTGGTGCTCGCCCAGTACGACACGCCCGACCCGAAACTGACGACCCGCCGCATCTGGCTGTACGGGGCCACCACGGGCCGCACCGCGCTCCTGCTCTCCTACGGCGCCGCCGGCCGGTCCCCCGACGTCACCCTGCCCGTGGGCCTCGCAATGGACGCCGAGCTGTCCGCGTATCCCGGCGCGGGGCAGCCACGGGCGGCTCTCGGCGAACAGTTCGCGCCGCCCGCCCCGACCGGCGCCAGACCCCCGGGCGTGTCGACCCACGAGGCGGCCGCCCGCTACGGCGAGGCCCTGCGCCGCGACCCCTGGCAGGAGTCGGTCCCGGTGACGCTGGCCGACGTGGTCCCGACGCCGGACGGCGATTCCTGGCAACTGGCGGACGCACAGGGCGACACGGCCCTGCCGCTCACCTCCGCCGCGCTCGCCCGGCCCGGCCTGTGGCGTCTGGCGGCCCTTTCCGGCGGCGCCCCCGTCCGGGTCTTCGGAGAGTGCGGACACCGTGGCTTCACCCCGCTGACGGCCTGGCCGACGGGCCCGGGAGAGGCGGTGCGGCTGTGCTGA
- a CDS encoding DUF5691 domain-containing protein, whose translation MNTPSALPTAAVWDELITAALLGTDRRTPPGATPGRNAPTALLDAAAAETVRRRAGLRPGRAAPRPEPAAEDPRTPLPTAAARRLALLLADRPGAVAGGRRGASPDLMELLPQWLTAVNARGFAAPPETLPALLDAARARTDLRAAALEFAGPRALWLARLNPDWRFALRAAPGGGTALPGPAEAERTERLWQEGLFAERVALLASIRSRDPDAARELLAATWSTERAEDRLMFLDSLRTGLAPRDEPFLEQALADRSRNVRATAAELLSALPGSALAARMAVRAGACVAVDHTQDTPTLLVEAPHECDAAMERDGVSPHAPPGRGERSWWFGQLLEAAPLATWPARLGGRTPQQIVALPVADDWLSELHAAWCRAAVRQRDADWSRALLGAPSSPGAGGPGAVSLAERAKLLGTLPSSERAGWVAGFIAAHGLSEAFQLLGVCSVPWAAPLGRAVVDALNIARDAGSYPWSFSGVMGLAERCLDPAEASRLDALLAVPDEPEDASPGAGGYWAEAFQRLGRTLRLRALMAEELGPRAPRGQGA comes from the coding sequence ATGAACACCCCGTCAGCCCTGCCCACGGCCGCCGTTTGGGACGAGCTGATCACCGCGGCCCTCCTCGGCACGGACCGCCGTACACCCCCGGGAGCGACCCCGGGCCGTAACGCGCCGACGGCCCTGCTCGACGCGGCGGCCGCGGAGACCGTACGCCGGCGTGCCGGCCTGCGCCCCGGCCGCGCGGCGCCCCGTCCGGAACCGGCCGCCGAGGACCCCCGCACGCCGCTGCCCACCGCGGCGGCCCGCAGACTCGCCCTGCTCCTGGCCGACCGCCCCGGCGCCGTCGCGGGCGGCCGCAGAGGGGCCTCGCCGGACCTCATGGAGCTGCTGCCCCAGTGGCTGACGGCGGTGAACGCACGCGGTTTCGCCGCACCCCCCGAAACCCTCCCCGCGCTGCTCGACGCAGCACGCGCGCGTACCGATCTGCGGGCCGCGGCGCTGGAGTTCGCGGGCCCGCGCGCCCTGTGGCTGGCCCGGCTGAACCCGGACTGGCGGTTCGCCCTGCGCGCGGCACCGGGCGGCGGCACGGCGCTGCCGGGACCGGCGGAGGCCGAGCGCACCGAGCGCCTGTGGCAGGAGGGCCTGTTCGCCGAGCGGGTCGCCCTGCTCGCCTCGATCCGCTCCCGTGACCCCGACGCGGCCCGGGAACTGCTCGCGGCCACCTGGTCGACGGAGCGTGCCGAGGACCGGCTGATGTTCCTCGACTCGCTGCGCACCGGCCTCGCTCCCCGCGACGAGCCGTTCCTGGAGCAGGCGCTGGCGGATCGCAGCCGCAACGTACGGGCCACGGCCGCGGAGCTGCTGTCGGCGCTGCCGGGCTCGGCGCTCGCCGCCCGCATGGCGGTCCGGGCGGGCGCGTGCGTGGCCGTCGACCACACCCAGGACACGCCGACCCTCCTGGTGGAGGCGCCGCACGAGTGCGACGCGGCCATGGAACGCGACGGCGTGTCGCCGCACGCCCCGCCCGGCCGGGGCGAACGGTCCTGGTGGTTCGGCCAGTTGCTGGAGGCGGCCCCGCTCGCCACCTGGCCGGCCCGGCTGGGCGGCCGCACACCGCAGCAGATCGTGGCGCTCCCGGTGGCCGACGACTGGCTGAGTGAACTGCACGCGGCATGGTGCCGGGCCGCCGTCCGGCAGCGGGACGCCGACTGGTCACGGGCGCTGCTCGGCGCGCCGTCATCGCCCGGCGCGGGCGGACCGGGCGCGGTGTCCCTCGCCGAGCGGGCGAAGCTGCTGGGCACGCTGCCGTCGTCCGAGCGGGCCGGCTGGGTGGCCGGGTTCATCGCGGCACACGGTCTGTCGGAGGCGTTCCAGCTGCTCGGCGTCTGTTCCGTGCCCTGGGCGGCGCCGCTCGGCCGGGCCGTGGTCGACGCGCTCAACATCGCGCGGGACGCGGGCAGTTATCCGTGGAGTTTCAGCGGCGTCATGGGTCTCGCCGAGCGTTGTCTCGATCCGGCGGAGGCGTCCCGCCTCGACGCCTTGCTGGCAGTGCCGGACGAACCGGAGGACGCGTCGCCGGGCGCGGGCGGTTACTGGGCGGAGGCTTTCCAGCGGCTGGGCAGGACACTGCGGCTGCGGGCCCTGATGGCGGAGGAACTCGGACCACGGGCGCCCCGGGGACAGGGCGCCTGA
- a CDS encoding ATP-binding protein gives MSVSVDPTSVDPSANRPADALRPHAEEAFAGELAALAAQDDRPRPARWKLSPWAVATYLLGGVLPDGTVISPKYVGPRRLVEVAVTTLATDRALLLLGVPGTAKTWVSEHLAAAVSGDSTLLVQGTAGTPEEAMRYGWNYAQLLAHGPSRDALVPSPVMRAMADGATVRVEELTRIPADVQDTLITVLSEKTLPIPELGQEVQAVRGFNLIATANDRDRGINELSSALRRRFNTVVLPLPESVESEVDIVARRVDQIGRSLDLPASPEGIDEIRRVVTVFRELRDGVTSDGRTKVKSPSGTLSTAEAISVVTSGLALAAHFGDGVLRPGDVAAGILGAVVRDPAADRVVWQEYLEAVVRERAGWTDFYRACREVSA, from the coding sequence ATGTCTGTGTCCGTAGATCCGACGTCCGTCGACCCGAGTGCGAACAGGCCGGCCGATGCGTTGCGCCCGCACGCCGAGGAGGCTTTCGCGGGCGAACTCGCCGCGCTGGCCGCACAGGACGACCGGCCGCGTCCGGCCCGCTGGAAGCTGTCGCCGTGGGCCGTGGCCACCTATCTCCTCGGCGGCGTCCTGCCCGACGGCACCGTGATCTCGCCCAAGTACGTGGGGCCGCGCCGCCTCGTCGAGGTCGCCGTCACCACCCTCGCCACCGACCGCGCCCTGTTGCTGCTGGGCGTCCCGGGGACCGCGAAGACGTGGGTCTCCGAGCACCTCGCCGCCGCGGTCAGCGGCGACTCGACGCTGCTGGTGCAGGGCACCGCGGGCACCCCGGAGGAGGCGATGCGCTACGGCTGGAACTACGCGCAGCTGCTCGCGCACGGGCCGAGCCGTGACGCGCTGGTGCCCAGTCCCGTCATGCGCGCCATGGCGGACGGGGCGACGGTACGGGTGGAGGAGCTGACCCGTATCCCGGCCGACGTGCAGGACACGCTGATCACCGTCCTGTCCGAGAAGACGCTGCCGATACCGGAGTTGGGACAGGAGGTGCAGGCCGTCCGGGGTTTCAACCTCATCGCCACGGCCAACGACCGCGACCGCGGCATCAACGAACTGTCCAGCGCGCTGCGCCGGCGCTTCAACACGGTGGTGCTGCCGCTGCCGGAGAGCGTCGAATCCGAGGTGGACATCGTCGCGCGGCGCGTCGACCAGATAGGCCGGTCCCTGGACCTGCCGGCCTCGCCGGAGGGCATCGACGAGATCCGCCGGGTGGTGACGGTCTTCCGCGAACTGCGGGACGGCGTCACCTCCGACGGCCGGACGAAGGTGAAGTCGCCGAGCGGCACGCTGTCCACCGCGGAGGCCATCTCCGTCGTCACGAGCGGTCTCGCGCTGGCCGCGCACTTCGGCGACGGCGTGCTGCGGCCGGGGGACGTGGCCGCGGGCATCCTCGGCGCGGTCGTCCGCGATCCGGCCGCCGACCGGGTCGTCTGGCAGGAGTACCTGGAGGCGGTCGTGCGCGAACGCGCCGGCTGGACCGACTTCTACCGCGCCTGCCGAGAGGTGAGCGCGTGA
- a CDS encoding VWA domain-containing protein: protein MTTSRPRTGDTAAHATEVNAMEARGTEARGAEPGVPEASGTPTAADDGQERLRRWRLVLGGDVADGTGTGSGTGSGTGTGLSGRDTAMDGALAALYGAPEQPRAGRERSGGLGASAPSVARWLGDIRTYFPSSVVQVMQRDAIDRLGLSTLLLEPEMLEAVEADVHLVGTLLSLHRAMPETTKETARAVVRKVVEDLEKRFAGRTRAALTGALDRGARLSRPRHRDIDWNRTIAANLKHYQPEYGTVVPERLVGYGRASQSLRKEVILCIDQSGSMASSVVYASVFGAVLASMRSISTRLVVFDTAVADLTDLLDDPVDVMFGTRLGGGTDINRALAYCQSQITRPAETVAVLISDLYEGGIRHEMLKRVAAMKASGVQFVALLALSDEGAPAYDREHAAALAALGAPAFACTPDLFPEIMAAALEKRPLPTPDPG from the coding sequence ATGACGACGAGCAGGCCGAGGACGGGTGACACGGCGGCGCATGCCACGGAGGTGAACGCGATGGAAGCGAGGGGCACGGAGGCCAGGGGCGCGGAGCCGGGCGTGCCGGAGGCGAGCGGCACGCCGACGGCGGCGGACGACGGACAGGAGCGGCTGAGGCGCTGGCGGCTGGTGCTCGGGGGCGACGTGGCCGACGGCACCGGCACCGGCTCAGGCACCGGCTCAGGCACCGGCACTGGCCTGTCCGGCCGGGACACCGCGATGGACGGGGCGCTCGCAGCGCTCTACGGGGCGCCGGAGCAACCGCGCGCGGGACGGGAGCGTTCGGGAGGACTGGGCGCCTCCGCACCGTCCGTGGCGCGCTGGCTCGGGGACATCAGGACGTACTTCCCCTCCTCCGTGGTGCAGGTCATGCAACGCGACGCCATCGACCGGCTCGGGCTGTCCACCCTCCTTCTGGAGCCGGAGATGCTGGAGGCGGTCGAGGCCGACGTGCACCTCGTCGGCACCCTGCTCTCCCTTCACCGGGCCATGCCGGAGACGACGAAGGAGACCGCGCGGGCCGTCGTCCGCAAGGTCGTCGAGGACCTCGAGAAGCGGTTCGCCGGCCGCACCCGCGCCGCCCTCACCGGCGCACTCGACCGGGGCGCGCGGCTCAGCCGTCCGCGCCACCGCGACATCGACTGGAACCGCACGATCGCCGCCAACCTCAAGCACTACCAGCCCGAGTACGGGACGGTCGTGCCGGAGCGGCTCGTCGGGTACGGGCGGGCCTCGCAGTCCCTGCGCAAGGAGGTGATCCTCTGCATCGACCAGTCGGGTTCCATGGCGTCGTCGGTGGTGTACGCGTCGGTGTTCGGGGCGGTGCTGGCCTCGATGCGGTCGATCAGTACCCGGCTCGTCGTCTTCGACACGGCGGTCGCCGACCTCACCGACCTTCTCGACGACCCCGTGGACGTCATGTTCGGCACCCGGCTCGGCGGCGGCACCGACATCAACCGGGCGCTGGCGTACTGCCAGTCGCAGATCACCCGGCCCGCCGAGACCGTGGCGGTGCTCATCAGCGACCTGTACGAGGGAGGCATACGCCACGAGATGCTCAAACGGGTCGCCGCGATGAAGGCGTCGGGCGTGCAGTTCGTCGCGCTGCTCGCCCTGTCCGACGAGGGGGCGCCGGCCTATGACCGGGAGCACGCGGCCGCGCTCGCGGCACTGGGGGCGCCGGCGTTCGCCTGCACACCCGATCTGTTCCCGGAGATCATGGCGGCGGCCCTGGAGAAGCGGCCCCTGCCGACACCGGACCCGGGGTGA